A single Triticum dicoccoides isolate Atlit2015 ecotype Zavitan chromosome 2A, WEW_v2.0, whole genome shotgun sequence DNA region contains:
- the LOC119352325 gene encoding mavicyanin-like, with the protein MAAMRTILLAMAAMAILSTASAANYNVGEPGGAWDLRTNYGTWASSRNFHPSDQIVFKYSPQAHDVLEVSKADYDSCSTASPIATLNSGNDVVSLTATGTRYFLCGFPGHCAGGMKVKIDVVPSSSSSSPAPASSPSASNAPPPAPVSAATSMEATGFSLAVLLAVAGLMA; encoded by the exons ATGGCTGCCATGAGAACCATTCTCCTCGCCATGGCCGCGATGGCCATCCTGAGCACCGCATCGGCGGCAAACTACAACGTCGGCGAGCCAGGTGGTGCATGGGACCTCAGGACCAAC TACGGCACCTGGGCGTCATCCAGGAACTTTCACCCCAGCGATCAAATTGTCTTCAAGTACTCTCCTCAGGCACACGATGTCCTTGAGGTCAGCAAGGCCGATTACGACTCCTGCAGCACCGCCAGCCCCATCGCCACCCTCAACTCCGGGAATGATGTCGTCTCCCTCACTGCCACCGGCACCCGCTACTTCCTCTGTGGCTTCCCGGGCCACTGCGCGGGGGGAATGAAGGTCAAGATCGATGTCGTGCCaagctcgtcctcttcctccccggCCCCGGCCAGCAGCCCCAGTGCAAGCAATGCTCCCCCGCCGGCGCCTGTCTCTGCCGCCACCTCTATGGAGGCCACAGGGTTTAGCCTCGCCGTCTTGCTTGCCGTTGCCGGTCTGATGGCTTGA
- the LOC119352322 gene encoding mavicyanin-like: protein MAVTRTIFLAMAVMAILSTASAAIYNVGEPGGAWDLSTNYGTWASFGNFKADDQIVFKYSPQAHDVLEVSKADYDSCSTASPITTLNSGNDVITLTASGTRYFICGFPGHCAGGMKVKIDVMSGSSSSPAPASGPSASNAPPPTPVSTATNVEAIGYGLAVFLAVAGLMA from the coding sequence ATGGCTGTCACACGAACCATTTTTCTCGCCATGGCTGTGATGGCCATCCTGAGCACCGCATCAGCGGCGATCTACAACGTTGGCGAGCCCGGCGGAGCGTGGGACCTCAGCACCAACTACGGCACATGGGCGTCCTTCGGGAACTTCAAAGCCGACGACCAGATCGTCTTCAAGTACTCCCCTCAAGCGCATGATGTCCTCGAGGTCAGCAAGGCCGACTACGACTCCTGCAGCACCGCCAGCCCCATCACCACCCTCAACTCTGGGAATGATGTCATCACCCTCACCGCCTCCGGCACCCGGTACTTCATTTGTGGCTTCCCTGGCCACTGCGCGGGTGGCATGAAGGTCAAGATCGATGTCATGTCTGGCTCCTCCTCGTCACCCGCCCCAGCCAGCGGACCAAGTGCAAGCAATGCTCCCCCGCCGACCCCTGTCTCCACTGCCACCAATGTGGAGGCCATCGGGTATGGCCTCGCCGTTTTTCTTGCCGTTGCTGGCCTCATGGCTTGA
- the LOC119352324 gene encoding mavicyanin-like, which translates to MAVTRTIFLAMAVMAILSTASAAIYNVGEPGGAWDLSTNYGTWASSRNFKADDQIVFKYSPQAHDVLEVSKADYDSCSTASPITTLNSGNDVVTLTASSTRYFICGFPGHCAGGMKVKIDIMSGSSSSPAPASGPSASNAPPPTPVSTATNVEAIGYGLAVLLAIAGLMA; encoded by the coding sequence ATGGCTGTCACACGAACCATTTTTCTCGCCATGGCTGTGATGGCCATCCTGAGCACCGCATCAGCGGCGATCTACAACGTTGGCGAGCCCGGTGGAGCGTGGGACCTCAGCACCAACTACGGCACATGGGCGTCCTCCAGGAACTTCAAAGCCGACGACCAGATCGTCTTCAAGTACTCCCCTCAAGCGCATGATGTCCTCGAGGTCAGCAAGGCTGACTACGACTCCTGCAGCACCGCCAGCCCCATCACCACCCTCAACTCTGGGAATGATGTCGTCACCCTCACCGCCTCCAGCACCCGGTACTTCATTTGCGGCTTCCCTGGCCACTGCGCTGGTGGCATGAAGGTTAAGATCGATATTATGTCTGGCTCCTCCTCGTCACCCGCCCCAGCCAGCGGACCAAGTGCAAGCAATGCTCCCCCGCCGACCCCTGTCTCCACTGCCACCAATGTGGAGGCCATCGGGTATGGCCTCGCTGTTTTGCTTGCCATTGCTGGCCTCATGGCTTGA